In Tistrella mobilis, the genomic window GCACGTATCCGCAGAGGTGCCAGCCGATGACCCAGAGGCCTGCCACGGACCAGACCGACCATCCCCACCGCAACCGCCTTTCCGACAAGGGTACCGTTGGCCTTGCCACGGCCCTGCCAACCGATGACGCTGCCGATACGACATGTGTCGAAGCCGGGGGCGTCGAAGCCGGCCGCCAGCGCCTGGACAAATGGCTCTGGTGCGCGCGCTTCTACAAGTCACGCACTCAGGCGGCCCGGCTTTGTGCCGACGGGCTGATCCGGCTCAACCGGATGCCGGTCACCAAGGCGGCCCAGATGGTGAAACCGGGGGACATCCTGACCTTCTCTTGGGGCAACCGGATCCGGGTGGTGCAGGTGGCGCGGCTGGCAGAGCGGCGGGGGCCTGCGGACGAGGCGAGGGGGCTGTATACGGATCTGCGGCCGGTGGCGCCGTCGGCGCCGATGCTTGCCGAAGCTGCGGGCGTACCGGCCTGAAAGGCCATACGGTCGACACGCAATCCGACGGTGATCCGGCATGCGACCACATTCGCTGTTGCGGATCGGCCGGAAAAATGCTTCCACAAAGGACTTTTCCGGCGCTGCGGATTGAGTATGGTTGCGTCAGAAGACAGGACCGCACTGCGATAACGCAAGTGCCGGTTGTAAAATGATGCGCCGTCCGACGACTGCCGCTCCGCATGCCGTCCTACGCCGCCGAACGTGTTCCGAGGAGAGCAGCAATCATGGCCTACGTGGTCGTCGACAACTGCATCAAGTGCAAGTATCAGGACTGCGTCGAGGTGTGCCCCGTGGATTGTTTCTACGAGGGCGAGAACATGCTGGTGATCCATCCCGACGAGTGCATCGATTGCGGTGTCTGCGAGCCGGAATGCCCCGCTGAGGCGATCAAGCCCGACAGTGACGATGGTCTGGAGCAGTGGGCCGAGCTGAATCGCAAGTATGCCGAGCTTTGGCCGAACATCAGCCGCAAGGGGGATGCTCCGGCTGATGCCGATGAATGGAACGGCGTTCCCGACAAGCTTGCAAATCACTTCAGCGACAAGCCCGGCCAGCAGGGCTGACATCGCAAGTTCTTCCCGGCGCGCGGACACCTTCACCCGTTCAGCCCCGGCCATGCGGATCAGGCCCCGCGCACATGCGCTCGACGCATGTGCGCGGGGCTTTATCTCGTAAGCCCGTCATGTTATCTTCATTTTTGCACCAGGATGACGAGTCCGAGACCCTTGGCGGGTCTCCAGAGCCCGATTGAGGATGGTTCCCTTCAGCGGAGCCGGCAATCGGGCCCCGATCGTCATCGGCAAAATGAGTCCCGCGGCCCGGAGCGCGAGCCCCCGGCCGTCTCGTCCTCCCGAAGCGGCATCGCCGCGTTGCAGCATGCCCGGGCGCTTACAAGGTTGTGAGCGCCAGGGGTGGTTTTTCCGCCGACCCTGCCGGGCCGCCTCTGGATGGCTGCGGCGGGAGAGGCTTGCACGGCGGCCCCTGCGGGAGCGGTTCGTCAGAACGGAAGCGGAGCCATGGCGAAGAAGAGGTTCGGTACCGGCGACATGGTCGTCTATCCGGCGCACGGCGTCGGCAAGATCGAAGCGGTTGAGGCACAGGAGATCGCGGGCATGCCGCTCGAACTCTATGTGATCCGCTTCGACGACGATCGGATGACGCTGAAGGTGCCGGTGATCAAGGCTGAGAAGGCCGGCATGCGGGCGCTCTCGACGATGGTCGAGATGACCACTGCCCTCGACACGCTGAAGGGCCGGGCACGCGTCCGCCGCGCGATGTGGAGCCGCCGCGCTCAGGAATACGAGGCCAAGATCAATTCGGGCGACCCGACCTCGATCGCGGAAGTGGTCCGCGATCTGCATCGCACCGGCGATCAGGCCGAACAGTCCTACAGCGAGCGTCAGATGTATCAGCTGGCGCTCGACCGGCTGGCACGCGAATACGCGGCCGTTGAGCAGCTGGACCTGAAGACTGCGGCGATCAAGCTTGAGACGTTGCTCGACGCTGCTGCCTGACGGTCGTCAGTTCTACGGCGATCTTGTTCTGAACCGCCCGGCCTTGATGGCCGGGCGGTTTTTTTGTGCCGCTCTCCCGGCTGTCGAAAAAAAACGACCGGCCTGCATCCAAATCGCTTCCGGCCGTGTTTTTCCTGCAGGGGAGGTGATCCGTCGCCTGCCTGACCGCGTAGATCCAGGGCAACAAGGCAAAAGCTCGGCGCAAGGACGACGGGAGACGGCCATGGCGTACCTCGACACACAGGACTCGCAGACCGCCGACCGGCGGTATATCCGCCAGTCGATGCGTGCTCCCCTGCTTGAACGCGAGGAAGAGCTGGCCCTGGCCCGCGCCTGGCGCGAGACGGGCGACGAAGCCGCCCTGCACCGTCTGGTCAGTGCCTATGCCCGCCTTGTGGTCTCCCTCGCGGCCCGCTTCCGGAACTACGCACTGCCCATGGGCGATCTGGTTCAGGAAGGCAATGTCGGGCTGATGATGGCCGCAAGCCGGTTCGATCCCGATCGCAATGTCCGCTTCTCGACCTACGCCATGTGGTGGATCCGCGCCGCGATCCAGGACTTCATTCTCCGCAACCACTCGATCGTCCGCACCGGCACCACCGCAGGCGACAAGTCGTTGTTCTTCAATCTGCGCCGGCTGCGGGCGCGGCTGGGCGAAGGCACCAACGGCCCGATCAGCCATGAAGGCCGGCTGAAGATCGCCCTGGAGCTGGGGGTCGATGTTGCCGCCGTCGAGGCCATGGAGGGCCGGCTTTCGGCCGCTGATCAGTCGCTCGATGCAGGTGTCGACAGCGAGGGTGGCGGCGACAGCTGGGTCGATTTTCTGGCCGATGATCGCCCTGGCCCCGAGGAAGTGGTGGTCGAACTGCGCGATGCAGGCACCCGCTCCCGCTGGCTGCGCCGGGCCTTGCGCGAGCTGAACGACCGCGAACGGGTCATCATTCATGAACGCCGCCTGCGCGAAGACGCCGTCACATTGCAGGAACTGGGCGAGGAACTTGGCATCAGCAAGGAGCGCGTCCGCCAGATCGAGCAGCGCGCCATCGAGAAACTCCGCTCGTCGATCACCCGCCAGATGCGCGAGGCAGGCGAGCGTCACCGGATCGAGGCAGCGGCCGGCTGACCGGCCCGTCTCTCATCAGGTTCGCGAAGATCCGCCCGTGCAGCCAGTCTGCTGATCTTCGTGGACACTCTGTCGCATGGCGAACGTCACTTTGCCCCGGCTTCGGCCGGGGTTTTTTTGAGGCGACAGCAGAAATGGTACGCGGTTGTACTCTACGGGGCAGATACATCCCAATGGCGTCTAAAACCCGATTGGAGGTGTTGATGAAGGCGTCGACCAGGCGGCGATGATAGTCTTCAGGCAAGACGACGCGACTTCGACATCCTGGTTGATGGAGACGAACAATGCACGTCGAGCCTGCCGAAATCCCCTCCGTGCCCGAGGGCTTCGTGCTTCACGACCGCCGCAGCCCGGTCACCGACCCCTGGCGGCCGATCTGGGCGAAGCGGAGCGATACGGCATTTCATCTGGGGCTGCACCTGGCCGAGGCGCACACCAATTCGCGTGGCCTTGCCCATGGTGGGTTGATCTCGGCGCTTGCCGACAATGCCATGGGGCTGACCTGCTGGCTGCATCGGCCGGAATCCGGCGGGCTGGTGACGGTCAACCTCTCAGTCGACTTCATGGGGGCCGGGCGCATCGGCCAGTGGCTGGAGATCCGGCCCGAGATGATCCGGACCGGCCAGACGCTGGCTTTCGCCCGGGCGCTCATTCTGGCCGATGAAGCGGTCATCGCCCAGGCCGCGGCCACTTTCCACGTGGCGCCGCCACGCAGCTGAGCCCGGAGACATCACCATGTCCGAGACCATCGATACAGGCGCGCGCTTGCGGGCCTTCGTCCTCTCCATGCCGGCAGCCCGGCTGCTCGGCTTCGACTTTCTGGAGATTGCCCCGGGCCATGTGGTGCTCGACCTGCCCTTCCGGCCGGAACTGGGCGAGCATCAGGGGCTGTTCCAGGGCGGCATCCTGGGGGCACTGATCGATTTCGCCGGCGCCTCGGCGAACGCCACTCTGCTCGGCCCCTCCGACGCCCTGATGACACTGGATTACACGGTCAAGCTGCTGCGTCCCGCAAGAGCGGCCGGTCTGCGAGCCACCGGCCGGGTGATCGACGCCGGCGGCCGGATCGGTGTCGCCGCGGCGGAGCTGTTCCTCCGCGATGCCGACGGGCGGATGGACGAGTCCGGCCCGGTCGCGACCGGTCTTGTCTCCACCCGACGGGTGGATCTCAGACCCGCGTCCTGACTTTGCCAGGCTGCTACTGGACGACCAGCCGCACCCTGGTGCCGGGCGCCGGGGTCTCGCCGGGCTTCAAACCGTTGAGCAGGCGGAACAGGCCTTCGGGATCCTCGTTCAATGCCATGTGTTTCACCAGGCTTTCCACCGTATCGCCACTCTTCACCGTGGCGATATCAAGGCGCAGCGGCTTCACCGCCTTGGCCTCCGCCTCAGTCAATCTGCGGAAACTGTAGGTAAAGCGGCGCAGATCCTCCTGCACCTTCGGCAGCACGTCGACCGGCGTGATCAACTGCACCCGATACACCGTATCGGCATCGGCGCGCATGATGATCGGCCTGATCTCCAG contains:
- a CDS encoding RNA-binding S4 domain-containing protein yields the protein MTQRPATDQTDHPHRNRLSDKGTVGLATALPTDDAADTTCVEAGGVEAGRQRLDKWLWCARFYKSRTQAARLCADGLIRLNRMPVTKAAQMVKPGDILTFSWGNRIRVVQVARLAERRGPADEARGLYTDLRPVAPSAPMLAEAAGVPA
- the fdxA gene encoding ferredoxin FdxA: MAYVVVDNCIKCKYQDCVEVCPVDCFYEGENMLVIHPDECIDCGVCEPECPAEAIKPDSDDGLEQWAELNRKYAELWPNISRKGDAPADADEWNGVPDKLANHFSDKPGQQG
- a CDS encoding CarD family transcriptional regulator yields the protein MAKKRFGTGDMVVYPAHGVGKIEAVEAQEIAGMPLELYVIRFDDDRMTLKVPVIKAEKAGMRALSTMVEMTTALDTLKGRARVRRAMWSRRAQEYEAKINSGDPTSIAEVVRDLHRTGDQAEQSYSERQMYQLALDRLAREYAAVEQLDLKTAAIKLETLLDAAA
- a CDS encoding RNA polymerase factor sigma-32; this encodes MAYLDTQDSQTADRRYIRQSMRAPLLEREEELALARAWRETGDEAALHRLVSAYARLVVSLAARFRNYALPMGDLVQEGNVGLMMAASRFDPDRNVRFSTYAMWWIRAAIQDFILRNHSIVRTGTTAGDKSLFFNLRRLRARLGEGTNGPISHEGRLKIALELGVDVAAVEAMEGRLSAADQSLDAGVDSEGGGDSWVDFLADDRPGPEEVVVELRDAGTRSRWLRRALRELNDRERVIIHERRLREDAVTLQELGEELGISKERVRQIEQRAIEKLRSSITRQMREAGERHRIEAAAG
- a CDS encoding PaaI family thioesterase, with protein sequence MHVEPAEIPSVPEGFVLHDRRSPVTDPWRPIWAKRSDTAFHLGLHLAEAHTNSRGLAHGGLISALADNAMGLTCWLHRPESGGLVTVNLSVDFMGAGRIGQWLEIRPEMIRTGQTLAFARALILADEAVIAQAAATFHVAPPRS
- a CDS encoding PaaI family thioesterase, with the protein product MSETIDTGARLRAFVLSMPAARLLGFDFLEIAPGHVVLDLPFRPELGEHQGLFQGGILGALIDFAGASANATLLGPSDALMTLDYTVKLLRPARAAGLRATGRVIDAGGRIGVAAAELFLRDADGRMDESGPVATGLVSTRRVDLRPAS